One Synechococcus sp. PROS-9-1 DNA window includes the following coding sequences:
- the recJ gene encoding single-stranded-DNA-specific exonuclease RecJ codes for MPSAASIQQWQLPRGIDLTALDGVPLPLPLRALLFRRGLTEPDEVNALLSDSPLPKPDGHFPDLETAVHRLRQACLKAERVAICGDYDADGMTSTALLLRTLRTLGAEPQAAIPSRMADGYGLNCSMVNELHDSGVRLIVTVDNGVAAHEALSRAEDLGMEVVLTDHHTLPKTPPKALALIHPATTPDHSPYRGLAGVGLAYVLARELAEQMRQPAAISSARDLFCIGTVADMAPLTGANRTLLREGLLHLHRSNCPGVRALQQLAGLGDRPLRADDIGFQLAPRINAVGRIGDPQLVVDLLTADDQNSAIELGRQCDSLNRQRRELCDAIEAEALALLESDRDPLPPFLLLAQGHWHHGVIGIVAARLMERFQRPTALLAADGDGLMRASVRAPEGFAVDSALDHCTALLERHGGHPAAGGFTVKPEQVHRLHEQLNALAMDWIEARGEGLLVEPEALLSLAAINHELWSALLTLEPFGIGHPAPLFWSRGCKVTSQRLLRGGHLKLTLTQDDCEREAIAWRWQQTQPLPTSVDVAFRISLNRWQGEAKLQLEIQALREHHACLDLQRGLVVYRCTSPNKSTVEIRNQSGESLAGLINSKGVFESKDNRARHPYVARLIQDACIGLGLLP; via the coding sequence TTGCCGTCTGCCGCCTCGATTCAGCAATGGCAACTACCGCGGGGCATTGACCTCACTGCTTTGGATGGGGTTCCCCTTCCTCTGCCCCTCCGTGCACTGCTGTTCCGCCGCGGTCTGACAGAACCAGATGAGGTGAATGCACTGCTGAGTGATTCCCCCTTACCCAAGCCTGATGGCCACTTCCCTGACTTGGAAACGGCCGTCCATCGCTTGCGTCAGGCCTGTTTAAAGGCAGAACGCGTTGCAATCTGTGGCGACTACGACGCCGATGGGATGACGAGTACGGCGTTGTTGCTGCGCACCTTGCGCACCTTGGGGGCGGAACCCCAGGCAGCGATCCCAAGCCGTATGGCTGATGGCTACGGCTTGAACTGTTCAATGGTGAATGAACTCCATGACAGTGGAGTTCGGCTCATTGTCACGGTCGATAACGGAGTGGCTGCTCACGAAGCCCTGAGCAGAGCTGAAGATCTGGGCATGGAGGTGGTGCTCACCGATCACCACACGCTCCCAAAAACACCCCCAAAAGCTCTCGCTTTAATTCATCCGGCCACGACGCCGGACCACTCTCCCTATCGGGGGTTAGCAGGCGTTGGACTCGCCTATGTCCTGGCGAGAGAACTCGCAGAACAGATGCGCCAACCAGCAGCCATCTCCAGTGCTCGTGATTTGTTTTGCATTGGAACGGTGGCCGACATGGCACCGCTGACAGGTGCCAACAGGACACTCCTTAGAGAAGGGTTGCTTCATCTCCATCGAAGCAACTGTCCAGGAGTGCGCGCCCTCCAGCAACTCGCAGGACTCGGTGATCGCCCCCTGCGCGCCGATGACATCGGTTTTCAACTGGCTCCCAGAATCAACGCGGTGGGGAGGATCGGCGATCCCCAGTTGGTGGTGGATTTACTCACCGCAGACGACCAAAACAGCGCGATTGAGCTCGGCCGGCAATGCGACAGTCTCAACCGACAGCGGCGAGAACTCTGTGATGCCATTGAGGCCGAAGCATTGGCCTTATTGGAGTCTGACCGTGATCCCTTGCCACCATTCCTTCTGCTCGCTCAAGGCCACTGGCATCACGGAGTGATTGGCATCGTTGCTGCACGTCTGATGGAACGATTTCAACGTCCAACCGCCCTTCTGGCTGCTGATGGCGATGGCCTGATGCGGGCCTCGGTGCGGGCTCCAGAAGGGTTCGCTGTCGACAGCGCTCTCGACCACTGCACAGCCCTTCTTGAACGCCATGGCGGGCACCCCGCCGCAGGAGGGTTCACAGTGAAGCCCGAGCAGGTTCATCGACTGCATGAGCAGCTCAATGCCTTGGCAATGGACTGGATCGAAGCGCGTGGAGAAGGCCTTTTGGTGGAACCAGAAGCCCTGTTGTCGCTAGCAGCAATCAATCACGAACTCTGGTCGGCGTTGCTCACTCTTGAACCCTTTGGAATCGGCCATCCAGCGCCACTGTTTTGGTCGAGGGGTTGCAAGGTGACATCACAACGATTGCTCCGCGGCGGTCACCTGAAACTCACTTTGACTCAAGATGACTGTGAGCGGGAAGCCATCGCTTGGCGTTGGCAACAAACCCAACCACTTCCAACCAGCGTGGATGTGGCGTTTCGGATCAGCCTCAACCGCTGGCAAGGAGAAGCAAAACTGCAGCTCGAAATCCAGGCTTTACGAGAACATCACGCCTGCTTGGATCTGCAGCGCGGGCTAGTCGTTTATCGCTGCACAAGCCCCAACAAATCAACCGTAGAGATTCGGAATCAGTCTGGAGAGAGCCTGGCTGGGCTGATCAACAGCAAAGGAGTCTTCGAAAGCAAAGACAACAGGGCAAGACACCCTTATGTTGCTCGCCTCATTCAAGACGCTTGCATTGGCCTCGGCCTGCTTCCATGA
- a CDS encoding HAD-IA family hydrolase, giving the protein MAVMPVLKTVFWDVDGTLADTEMDGHRPAFNRAFVEQGLNWTWDPETYKRLLNIPGGSLRMKTFAQQQGDVLSDAQIAQLRTSKQRHYLDAVRAGAVSLRPGVDRLLGELQERGIAQWIVTSSGALSVSALLDTLFPGDVHPFAGVISADDVSSHKPCPDPYLKALECSNTDPDAALAFEDSTPGLLSAKAAGLRCLLMPSPWDQELYRYQARAEAVLDHLGNTQLPCRVSSGPPCVDGLVTLEYLQMLLVLPD; this is encoded by the coding sequence ATGGCCGTCATGCCTGTCTTGAAGACCGTGTTCTGGGATGTGGATGGCACCCTTGCGGACACAGAAATGGATGGGCATCGACCAGCCTTCAACCGAGCTTTTGTTGAACAGGGTTTGAATTGGACCTGGGACCCAGAGACCTATAAGCGTTTGCTGAACATTCCTGGTGGAAGCCTTCGCATGAAAACCTTTGCGCAGCAGCAGGGTGACGTTTTGAGTGATGCGCAGATTGCTCAGCTGCGCACTTCCAAGCAGCGTCACTATCTCGATGCAGTGCGTGCCGGAGCTGTGTCTCTGCGCCCAGGTGTAGATCGTCTTCTTGGTGAGCTTCAGGAGCGTGGGATTGCTCAATGGATTGTGACCAGCAGCGGTGCTCTTTCCGTATCCGCGCTGTTAGACACCCTGTTTCCCGGTGACGTCCATCCGTTTGCTGGGGTGATTAGTGCCGATGATGTGTCGAGCCATAAACCCTGTCCTGATCCCTATTTGAAGGCGCTTGAATGCAGCAACACCGATCCAGATGCGGCTTTGGCATTTGAGGATTCAACGCCCGGCCTTCTCTCTGCCAAAGCGGCTGGACTTCGTTGTCTCCTGATGCCTTCCCCATGGGATCAGGAGCTCTATCGGTATCAAGCTCGAGCCGAGGCGGTGCTGGATCATCTTGGAAATACCCAGCTTCCATGCCGTGTTTCGAGCGGCCCCCCTTGTGTGGATGGGCTTGTCACGCTGGAGTACTTGCAGATGCTTCTCGTCTTACCTGATTGA
- a CDS encoding DUF565 domain-containing protein, with protein MTTHLTRYEQFQRRIGVQLTRSLTGSWRRRSLGVLSLLLGFLLGSNFTMYWFQQVDQQRPFVVLSMVFVIELLVRARTYVKREPWPIGWLAIDNIRIGAVFSVVFEAFKLGS; from the coding sequence ATGACGACCCATCTCACCCGCTATGAACAGTTTCAGCGACGGATTGGTGTTCAACTCACGCGATCGCTAACCGGATCGTGGCGTCGCCGCAGCCTGGGTGTTCTTTCCCTGCTGCTCGGGTTCCTTTTGGGCAGCAATTTCACCATGTATTGGTTTCAACAGGTCGATCAACAACGCCCTTTTGTTGTGCTCTCGATGGTGTTCGTGATTGAGCTGTTGGTGAGGGCTAGGACGTATGTCAAACGCGAACCCTGGCCCATTGGTTGGCTGGCGATCGACAACATCCGTATCGGGGCTGTGTTTTCAGTCGTCTTTGAGGCCTTCAAGCTTGGCTCCTGA
- a CDS encoding kinase — protein sequence MAPDPSPMAPKGLPLLLEALGWSDPERWWSLWQQRGGFELARRVWPADVKDEWLLGVALPLLSQAESLLEMGGRPLLGLSALPGCGKSTLCDWLVQASSELGWSIAFVSIDDFYWPGPELDRRMAGNPWGVPRAIPGSHDLELMATALDQWRETGVLNAPRFDKSLRQGRGDRSEWVRSTPDLVVLEGWFVGVLVSDELSCTQNTHSLELTTEELLYREQLFRLLPDYEPIWNRIDKLWHLKSQSGTSSRLWKRQQVETQAKTTGVQVPQSAVQDFVRMIETAFPAPWLQDLHQSDVVIDLTNQRAVREITLK from the coding sequence TTGGCTCCTGATCCGTCTCCAATGGCTCCCAAAGGTTTGCCTTTGCTCCTTGAAGCCTTGGGTTGGTCCGATCCCGAGCGCTGGTGGAGCCTTTGGCAGCAACGCGGTGGTTTTGAGCTTGCGCGTCGCGTTTGGCCCGCAGACGTAAAAGATGAATGGCTGCTGGGTGTGGCGTTGCCATTGCTCTCGCAGGCAGAGAGTCTCTTGGAGATGGGTGGTCGTCCCCTGCTCGGACTGAGTGCTCTCCCTGGATGCGGAAAATCCACCCTTTGCGATTGGCTTGTGCAAGCCAGCTCCGAGTTGGGATGGTCGATCGCGTTTGTTTCGATCGATGATTTTTATTGGCCTGGCCCGGAGCTTGATCGACGGATGGCAGGAAATCCCTGGGGAGTGCCCAGGGCCATACCGGGTAGTCACGATCTTGAGTTGATGGCCACGGCCCTCGATCAGTGGCGAGAGACGGGTGTGTTGAACGCCCCTCGTTTTGATAAATCCCTACGTCAAGGTCGAGGGGATCGCAGTGAATGGGTTCGTTCCACTCCTGATTTAGTCGTTCTGGAGGGATGGTTCGTGGGCGTTCTCGTTTCCGATGAGCTTTCTTGCACACAGAACACCCATTCGCTTGAGCTCACGACGGAAGAGTTGCTGTATCGCGAGCAGCTCTTCCGGCTCTTGCCTGACTATGAACCGATTTGGAATCGAATCGATAAGCTTTGGCACCTCAAATCCCAAAGCGGCACATCAAGCCGGCTTTGGAAGCGACAGCAGGTGGAGACCCAAGCCAAGACAACCGGTGTTCAAGTGCCTCAATCCGCTGTCCAAGATTTTGTTCGGATGATTGAAACTGCATTTCCAGCACCTTGGCTGCAGGATCTGCATCAATCCGATGTTGTGATTGATCTCACGAACCAACGCGCTGTTCGAGAGATCACCTTGAAATGA
- the rpmF gene encoding 50S ribosomal protein L32, whose product MAVPKKKTSKGKRNQRHAVWKAKAATAAQRAMSIGKSVLSGRAQGFVYPVADADDSED is encoded by the coding sequence ATGGCTGTACCGAAGAAGAAAACCTCTAAAGGCAAGCGCAATCAACGCCATGCTGTTTGGAAGGCAAAAGCAGCCACTGCTGCACAACGTGCCATGTCAATCGGCAAATCAGTGTTGAGTGGCCGCGCTCAAGGTTTTGTGTACCCCGTTGCTGATGCTGATGACAGCGAGGACTGA
- the ftsH gene encoding ATP-dependent zinc metalloprotease FtsH, whose protein sequence is MSSGQEDREIIVSQASGTDAKERPTNVFARFESDPPPSYSELLTQISAGKVKDLQLVPARREVIVEYDDGRNAVVSTLANDQQILRTAESAGVPLTVKDVRQEQALAGLAGNLALIALIVIGLSFLLRRSAQAANKAMGFGRSQARIRPQDEITVRFEDVAGISEAKEELQEVVTFLKQPESFIRLGARIPRGVLLVGPPGTGKTLLAKAIAGEAGVPFFSIAASEFVELFVGVGASRVRDLFRKAKEKSPCIIFIDEIDAVGRQRGAGIGGGNDEREQTLNQLLTEMDGFADNSGVILLAATNRADVLDTALMRPGRFDRRIQVDLPDRKGREAILAVHARSRPLSDEVSLADWALRTPGFSGADLANLINEAAILTARNDRSFVGSSELEAALERITMGLSASPLQDSAKKRLIAYHEIGHALVAAHTPHADPVDKVTLLPRSGGVGGFTRFFPDEEVIDSGLVSKAYLRARLVMALGGRAAEMVVFGPGEITQGASGDLQMVSQLAREMVTRFGFSSLGPVALEGGDQQVFLGRDLIHTRPSYAESTGKAIDACVRQLAIQALNEAIALLETRREVMDRLVEALITEETLSSSRFHDLAGLDAPLNKTVLAQRPVAT, encoded by the coding sequence GTGAGTTCAGGTCAGGAAGATCGTGAAATCATCGTCTCCCAGGCATCTGGGACCGATGCCAAGGAAAGGCCCACCAATGTGTTTGCTCGTTTCGAATCGGATCCACCGCCGAGTTACAGCGAATTATTGACGCAAATTTCAGCGGGAAAAGTCAAAGATCTGCAATTGGTTCCTGCTCGCCGGGAAGTGATCGTGGAATACGACGACGGCCGCAACGCCGTTGTGTCCACGCTGGCGAACGATCAACAGATCTTGCGCACAGCTGAATCAGCTGGCGTTCCCCTGACGGTGAAAGATGTTCGTCAGGAACAAGCTTTGGCTGGATTGGCAGGAAATTTGGCCTTGATCGCTTTGATTGTGATCGGTCTTTCCTTTCTTCTTCGTCGCTCAGCTCAGGCCGCAAACAAGGCCATGGGCTTTGGTCGCAGTCAAGCGCGGATTCGCCCTCAAGATGAAATCACCGTTCGATTTGAGGACGTTGCCGGGATCAGCGAAGCCAAGGAGGAACTTCAGGAGGTCGTGACCTTTCTGAAGCAGCCGGAGAGTTTTATCCGTCTTGGAGCGCGGATCCCTCGGGGGGTTCTGTTGGTGGGACCACCTGGAACGGGAAAAACATTGCTTGCCAAAGCCATTGCTGGGGAGGCTGGGGTTCCGTTTTTTTCGATTGCGGCATCTGAGTTTGTAGAGCTGTTTGTGGGCGTTGGTGCCAGTCGCGTTCGCGACCTGTTTCGCAAGGCCAAGGAGAAATCGCCATGCATCATTTTTATCGATGAAATTGATGCCGTTGGCCGTCAACGCGGTGCAGGAATTGGGGGAGGGAATGATGAGCGCGAGCAGACCCTGAATCAGTTGCTGACAGAAATGGACGGTTTTGCTGATAATTCAGGTGTGATCCTGCTTGCCGCCACCAACAGGGCTGACGTGCTCGATACGGCATTAATGCGTCCAGGACGTTTCGATCGTCGTATCCAGGTCGACCTGCCTGACCGCAAGGGGCGTGAGGCGATTCTTGCGGTCCATGCCCGAAGCCGGCCTCTTTCAGACGAGGTGTCTCTGGCTGATTGGGCCTTAAGAACTCCAGGATTTTCAGGTGCTGACCTGGCCAATCTCATTAATGAGGCCGCGATCCTTACGGCGCGGAATGACCGATCATTTGTTGGCAGCTCAGAATTAGAGGCAGCCCTCGAACGCATCACGATGGGCTTATCCGCGTCTCCACTGCAAGACAGTGCGAAGAAACGGCTGATCGCCTATCACGAAATAGGCCACGCCCTGGTGGCAGCCCATACTCCTCATGCCGATCCCGTGGACAAGGTGACCTTGCTTCCACGCAGTGGCGGTGTGGGCGGATTTACCCGATTCTTCCCTGATGAGGAGGTGATTGATTCCGGCCTGGTCAGCAAGGCTTATTTGCGGGCCCGTCTTGTGATGGCACTCGGCGGTCGTGCAGCAGAGATGGTGGTGTTTGGGCCTGGTGAGATTACCCAGGGGGCGAGTGGAGACCTGCAAATGGTGTCTCAGCTCGCCAGAGAAATGGTGACTCGCTTTGGATTTTCTTCTCTGGGGCCTGTTGCGCTTGAAGGTGGAGATCAGCAGGTGTTTCTAGGCAGAGACTTGATCCATACCCGTCCCTCTTATGCGGAGAGCACAGGTAAAGCGATTGATGCTTGTGTCCGCCAACTGGCAATCCAAGCTCTCAATGAAGCGATCGCCTTGTTAGAGACCCGTCGCGAGGTGATGGATCGTCTTGTTGAAGCCTTGATTACAGAAGAAACGCTATCGAGTTCGCGTTTTCATGATTTGGCCGGTCTTGATGCACCTCTCAACAAAACTGTCCTGGCCCAAAGGCCAGTTGCGACTTGA
- a CDS encoding UPF0182 family protein: protein MGRFGILLIPLIVILSRLQVEWYWFDQFELGSVYGKRLFLQLAGALFAFLFVGSCALWRQSWLRSPELEKVERRPVLTGYRYGFCLLTSLLVLLSVLAIDTRLAWLAWSEPFSLSYWWSLPFSTGWPLLSLSILVLILIMFGLTRSRRLGLAQVYGSVCICLIVARSWGLWSLALSIPDLGRIEPMLGSDVSFGLGRFSAIALGLELVLLQLSLTLSTALWSQLTRSTCLSDWTFPGLTVRQRHGLRPGFALVLITCSGLMWLSRHQLLWTQDGIVAGAGWLDVHLLLPLRSVGSIALLVLAFVVLPSPFSSLRRRQLRLILACIAVASFGLEMVLFPLMHWLVVRPRELQLESPYISRAIEATRHAYQLDRITTRQVDPSPRLSPRDLQDGASTLRNIRLWDSQPLLATNRQLQQLRVYYRFTNAAVDRYQLRPDLLERQQVILAARELDQAALPKRSRTWQNRHFVFTHGFGFTLSPVNSSAADGLPDYFISDIGRSASINGNEFLDISRDDVKKNVPIGRAALYFGMLPSPYAVAPTQIEEFNHPEGDENTYNHYSGGAGIPLASLGQRIAASIYIRDPRLLNTGVLQPDSRLLLRRDVKKRVKALAPFLQLKGDPYLVSVPMESGLDQYQDDQHQYWIVDGYTSSNTYPYASTLPDGQEMRYVRNSVKAVVDAYNGTVHLYVSEPDDPMIRGWQKVFPALFQPLESMPTSLRQHLMVPGSLFELQVQQLLRYHVTNPRIFYSGDDVWQVPKELYGKTQIPVAPYHITAQVKPSVDSEFLLLQPLTPLARPNLSGWLAARNDSEHYGELILLRFPSDVPIFGPEQIQALINQNPVISQQFGLWDRAGSQVVQGNLLVVPLGNALLYVEPIYLRARRGGLPTLTRVVVSDGSRVAMAKDLRTGLDALLQGSGTKDVVVQELDKDL from the coding sequence ATGGGGCGTTTTGGGATCTTGTTGATCCCATTGATTGTGATTCTCTCCAGGCTGCAGGTGGAGTGGTATTGGTTCGATCAATTTGAACTCGGGTCTGTTTACGGCAAACGCTTATTTCTTCAATTAGCAGGCGCACTTTTTGCTTTTTTGTTTGTTGGTAGTTGTGCGCTTTGGCGTCAATCTTGGCTGCGCTCACCTGAATTAGAAAAGGTTGAGCGCAGACCTGTCCTGACTGGCTATCGCTACGGCTTCTGTCTGTTGACATCTCTCCTGGTGCTGCTCTCCGTTCTCGCCATTGATACACGACTGGCTTGGCTGGCCTGGAGCGAACCTTTTTCATTGTCGTATTGGTGGAGTCTTCCCTTTTCGACAGGTTGGCCGCTGCTGAGCTTGTCCATTCTGGTGCTGATTTTGATCATGTTCGGCCTCACCCGCAGCCGACGTTTAGGTCTCGCACAGGTTTATGGAAGTGTGTGCATTTGTTTGATCGTTGCGCGCAGCTGGGGGCTCTGGAGCCTTGCTCTTTCGATTCCAGATCTTGGCCGCATTGAACCCATGCTCGGGTCTGATGTGAGCTTTGGGTTGGGTCGTTTTTCTGCGATTGCGCTTGGCCTTGAGTTAGTGCTTTTGCAACTTTCACTCACGCTGAGTACAGCTTTATGGAGTCAATTAACACGTTCAACTTGCCTTAGTGATTGGACCTTTCCAGGATTAACTGTGCGCCAGCGACATGGTTTGAGGCCTGGTTTTGCTTTGGTTCTGATCACATGCTCCGGGTTGATGTGGCTCTCAAGGCACCAGTTGCTTTGGACTCAGGATGGAATCGTTGCAGGCGCTGGTTGGCTCGATGTTCATCTGCTGCTTCCTCTGCGATCGGTGGGTTCGATTGCCCTGCTCGTGTTGGCGTTTGTTGTCTTGCCATCACCCTTTTCCAGTCTTCGTCGCCGTCAGTTAAGGCTGATCCTTGCCTGTATTGCTGTGGCGTCCTTTGGATTGGAGATGGTTTTGTTTCCTTTGATGCATTGGCTTGTGGTGCGTCCGCGGGAATTACAGCTCGAGAGCCCTTACATCAGTCGTGCGATTGAGGCCACGCGTCATGCCTATCAATTGGATCGAATTACCACCCGACAAGTTGATCCTTCTCCTCGCTTAAGTCCCAGGGATCTCCAAGACGGTGCCAGTACGTTGCGCAATATTCGTTTGTGGGATAGCCAACCTCTTCTTGCTACGAATCGACAGCTTCAGCAGCTCAGGGTTTACTACCGCTTTACGAATGCAGCTGTTGATCGCTATCAGTTGCGTCCTGATTTACTGGAACGCCAGCAGGTGATCCTTGCTGCGCGTGAACTCGACCAGGCGGCCCTCCCCAAGCGATCACGTACTTGGCAAAATCGTCACTTTGTCTTTACACATGGTTTTGGATTCACATTGAGTCCAGTGAATTCAAGCGCTGCAGATGGACTGCCTGATTATTTTATAAGCGATATTGGTCGTTCAGCGAGTATTAATGGCAACGAATTTCTTGATATTAGTCGTGACGATGTAAAGAAGAATGTGCCGATTGGACGAGCTGCGCTCTATTTCGGAATGCTTCCATCTCCCTATGCCGTTGCTCCAACACAAATTGAGGAATTTAATCATCCAGAAGGAGACGAAAATACCTACAACCATTATTCAGGTGGAGCTGGCATCCCACTGGCGTCTTTAGGACAGCGGATTGCTGCATCGATCTACATCCGTGATCCAAGGTTGCTTAATACGGGCGTCCTTCAACCTGATTCACGCCTATTACTTCGACGTGATGTCAAAAAGCGTGTGAAGGCTTTAGCACCCTTTTTGCAGTTGAAAGGTGATCCCTATCTTGTATCAGTTCCTATGGAGTCTGGTCTTGATCAGTATCAAGACGATCAACACCAGTACTGGATTGTTGATGGATACACCAGCTCAAACACTTATCCCTATGCATCAACACTTCCAGATGGACAAGAGATGCGTTATGTACGCAATTCAGTGAAAGCTGTCGTTGATGCTTATAACGGCACAGTTCATCTGTATGTGAGTGAACCTGACGATCCGATGATTCGTGGTTGGCAGAAGGTTTTCCCCGCATTATTTCAGCCCTTAGAGTCAATGCCTACATCTTTGCGTCAGCATCTGATGGTTCCTGGTTCTTTGTTTGAATTACAGGTACAGCAATTGCTCCGCTATCATGTTACAAATCCACGCATTTTCTATAGTGGAGATGACGTTTGGCAAGTACCAAAAGAGCTGTATGGAAAGACGCAGATTCCAGTAGCTCCATATCATATTACTGCGCAAGTAAAACCGAGTGTTGACTCTGAGTTTTTACTTTTACAACCGCTTACTCCGCTAGCACGTCCCAATCTTTCCGGTTGGTTAGCGGCTAGAAACGATTCTGAGCATTATGGAGAACTGATTCTGTTGCGATTTCCTAGTGATGTTCCGATCTTTGGCCCTGAGCAGATCCAGGCTTTGATCAATCAGAATCCGGTGATTAGCCAGCAGTTTGGTCTTTGGGACCGTGCGGGCTCTCAAGTGGTCCAAGGCAACCTTTTGGTAGTGCCACTTGGGAATGCTCTTCTCTATGTTGAGCCGATTTATTTAAGAGCACGTCGCGGTGGTTTGCCGACGTTAACGCGTGTTGTAGTCAGCGATGGCAGCCGTGTTGCGATGGCCAAAGATTTACGCACGGGCCTTGATGCTCTTCTTCAGGGGAGTGGAACCAAGGATGTTGTTGTGCAGGAGCTTGATAAGGATTTATAG
- a CDS encoding peroxiredoxin → MTDNGCLRVGQQAPDFTATAVVDQEFKEISLSQYRGKYVVLFFYPLDFTFVCPTEITAFSDRYSDFSSKNTEVLGISVDSQFSHLAWIQTARNQGGIGDINYPLVSDLKKEISTAYNVLDDAEGVALRGLFIIDPEGVIMHATINNLPVGRNVDETLRVLQAFQYVQSNPDEVCPANWTPGEKTMKPDPKGSKEFFAAIG, encoded by the coding sequence ATGACCGACAACGGTTGCCTGCGCGTGGGCCAACAGGCCCCTGATTTCACAGCTACCGCTGTAGTTGATCAGGAGTTCAAAGAGATCAGCTTGTCTCAGTACCGCGGCAAGTACGTGGTGCTGTTTTTCTACCCACTGGACTTCACCTTCGTTTGCCCAACTGAAATCACAGCGTTCAGCGATCGCTACTCTGATTTCTCCAGCAAAAACACCGAAGTGCTGGGTATCTCAGTGGATAGCCAATTCAGTCACCTGGCTTGGATCCAAACCGCACGCAATCAAGGCGGCATCGGAGATATCAACTATCCGCTCGTTTCAGATCTGAAGAAGGAAATTTCCACTGCTTACAACGTTCTCGATGACGCTGAAGGCGTGGCTCTGCGTGGTTTGTTCATCATCGACCCAGAGGGTGTGATCATGCACGCCACGATCAACAACTTGCCTGTTGGCCGGAATGTTGACGAGACCCTGCGCGTACTTCAAGCATTCCAGTACGTGCAGTCCAATCCAGATGAAGTCTGTCCAGCTAACTGGACACCAGGCGAGAAGACCATGAAGCCTGATCCCAAGGGCAGCAAAGAGTTTTTTGCTGCGATCGGCTGA
- a CDS encoding M23 family metallopeptidase: MKPLLVLVTAIASGTSLSVLAQHPGFADAGRVQAPFLLASAPATQSRIWVKVSTQSTLKGIAEDLGYSSSDLIALNDQSSFESIQAGSWVALPSDAEEGLENASRLDATTVLHSAPLQSPPVPPPVVRIKANESLSTFSRDQGVSLSELRSLNPGLDLARMTIGSEVRVAKASPLALLAIRPIRSGGASFPDLPPLPGVEEEDDSVGNQTFVWPTKGVFTSGFGWRWGRMHKGIDIANNVGTPIVAARDGVVKFSGWRSGYGYLVELTHSDGSSTRYAHNSRLLVRKGQIIPQGVRISLMGSTGRSTGPHLHFEIRQYGGSALDPMAKLPTRRRA; the protein is encoded by the coding sequence ATGAAGCCCCTTCTCGTTCTCGTTACGGCAATCGCATCAGGAACGTCTTTATCTGTTTTGGCGCAGCATCCAGGTTTTGCCGATGCTGGCCGCGTACAAGCACCCTTTCTTCTGGCATCGGCACCAGCAACCCAAAGCAGAATTTGGGTGAAGGTCTCGACTCAGAGCACTCTTAAAGGTATAGCGGAGGATCTGGGATATTCCTCCTCTGATCTCATCGCTCTTAACGACCAGTCATCCTTTGAGTCGATCCAGGCTGGCTCTTGGGTAGCTCTCCCTTCTGACGCTGAGGAAGGACTTGAAAACGCATCTCGCCTTGACGCAACAACCGTTCTCCACAGCGCACCGCTCCAATCTCCTCCTGTTCCGCCACCCGTTGTTCGCATCAAAGCGAACGAATCACTTTCAACGTTTTCTCGAGATCAAGGCGTCAGCCTGAGTGAATTGCGCTCGCTGAATCCCGGTCTGGATCTAGCTCGTATGACCATTGGTAGCGAAGTGCGTGTTGCCAAAGCTTCACCGCTGGCTCTGTTAGCGATTCGCCCTATACGTTCAGGTGGTGCAAGCTTCCCAGATCTGCCGCCATTGCCTGGAGTAGAGGAAGAGGATGATTCGGTTGGGAATCAAACCTTCGTGTGGCCTACAAAAGGGGTCTTCACCTCTGGCTTTGGATGGCGTTGGGGCCGTATGCATAAGGGCATTGATATTGCAAACAACGTCGGAACCCCAATCGTTGCTGCCAGAGATGGGGTTGTGAAATTTTCAGGTTGGAGGAGTGGCTACGGTTATTTGGTTGAGTTGACTCACTCCGACGGATCATCCACCCGTTACGCCCACAACAGTCGCCTTTTGGTCCGCAAAGGACAAATCATTCCCCAGGGAGTGAGAATCTCACTCATGGGCAGTACTGGGAGAAGCACTGGACCTCATCTACATTTTGAAATACGCCAATACGGTGGTTCAGCATTAGATCCAATGGCAAAGCTTCCAACACGTCGTCGGGCCTAA